In Mustela nigripes isolate SB6536 chromosome 10, MUSNIG.SB6536, whole genome shotgun sequence, one DNA window encodes the following:
- the LOC132025617 gene encoding tubulin alpha-8 chain, which produces MRECISIHVGQAGVQMGNACWELYCLEHDIQPNGTMLSDKALGSGDDSFNTFFSETGAGKHVPRAVFVDLEPAVIDGVRTGIYRQLFHPEQLISGKEDAANNYARGHYTVGKEIIDLVLERIRKLTDQCTGLQGFLIFHSFGGGTGSGFTSLLMERLSVDYGKKSKLEFAIYPAPQVSTAVVEPYNSILTTHTTLEHSDCAFMVDNEAIYDICRRNLDIERPTYTNLNRLIGQIVSSITASLRFDGALNVDLTEFQTNLVPYPRIHFPLVTYAPIVSAEKAYHEQLSVAEITNACFEPSNQMVKCDPRHGKYMACCMLYRGEVVPKDVNAAIAAIKTKRTIQFVDWCPTGFKVGINYQPPTVVPGGDLAKVQRAVCMLSNTTAIAEAWARLDHKFDLMYAKRAFVHWYVGEGMEEGEFSEAREDLAALEKDYEEVGTESMDGEDESEEF; this is translated from the exons ATG CGTGAGTGTATCTCCATCCATGTGGGCCAGGCGGGCGTGCAGATGGGCAATGCCTGCTGGGAGCTCTACTGCTTGGAGCACGACATCCAGCCCAATGGCACCATGCTCAGTGACAAGGCGCTGGGCAGCGGTGATGACTCCTTCAACACCTTCTTCAGTGAGACCGGGGCTGGCAAGCATGTGCCCCGAGCTGTCTTTGTGGACCTGGAGCCTGCTGTCATAG ATGGGGTAAGAACTGGCATTTATAGGCAGCTCTTCCACCCTGAGCAGCTGATATCTGGCAAGGAGGACGCTGCCAACAACTATGCCCGAGGCCACTACACTGTGGGGAAGGAGATCATCGATCTTGTGCTGGAGCGAATCCGAAAACTG ACAGATCAGTGCACCGGCCTTCAGGGTTTCCTCATCTTCCACAGCTTTGGGGGTGGCACTGGCTCAGGCTTCACCTCCCTGTTGATGGAGCGGCTTTCTGTTGACTACGGCAAGAAGTCCAAGTTGGAATTTGCCATCTACCCCGCGCCCCAGGTGTCCACGGCTGTGGTGGAGCCCTACAACTCCATCCTGACCACCCACACCACCCTGGAGCACTCGGACTGTGCCTTCATGGTGGACAACGAGGCCATTTACGACATCTGTCGGCGCAACCTGGACATCGAGCGCCCCACCTACACCAACCTCAACCGGCTCATTGGCCAGATCGTGTCCTCCATCACGGCCTCCCTGCGCTTCGACGGGGCCCTCAACGTGGACCTCACGGAGTTCCAGACCAACCTGGTGCCCTACCCCCGCATCCATTTCCCCCTGGTGACCTACGCCCCCATCGTCTCGGCCGAGAAAGCGTACCATGAGCAGCTGTCAGTGGCAGAGATCACCAACGCCTGCTTCGAGCCCTCCAACCAGATGGTCAAGTGTGACCCTCGCCATGGCAAATACATGGCCTGCTGCATGCTATACCGCGGGGAAGTGGTGCCCAAAGATGTAAACGCCGCCATCGCTGCTATCAAGACCAAGCGCACCATCCAGTTTGTGGACTGGTGTCCCACAGGTTTCAAG gTTGGCATTAACTACCAGCCCCCCACTGTGGTGCCCGGGGGTGACCTGGCCAAGGTGCAGCGGGCCGTGTGCATGCTGAGCAACACCACAGCCATCGCCGAGGCCTGGGCCCGCCTCGACCACAAGTTTGACCTGATGTATGCCAAACGGGCCTTTGTGCACTGGTACGTGGGCGAGGGCATGGAGGAAGGAGAGTTCTCAGAGGCCCGGGAGGACCTGGCCGCCTTAGAGAAGGATTATGAAGAAGTGGGAACAGAGTCTATGGACGGCGAAGATGAAAGTGAGGAGTTCTAG
- the RABIF gene encoding guanine nucleotide exchange factor MSS4: protein MEPAEPLNDLVSAEGRNRKAVLCQRCGSRVLQPGTALFSRRQLFLPSMRKKPALADGSNPDGDLLQEHWLVDDMFIFENVGFTKDVGNIKFLVCADCEIGPIGWHCLDDKNSFYVALERVSHE, encoded by the exons ATGGAACCAGCCGAGCCGCTGAACGACTTAGTGTCAGCCGAGGGCCGAAACCGGAAGGCGGTGCTGTGCCAACGCTGTGGCTCCCGGGTGCTGCAGCCAGGAACCGCTCTCTTCTCCCGCCGACAG cttttccttccctccatgaGAAAGAAGCCCGCTCTGGCTGACGGCAGCAATCCTGATGGCGATCTCCTCCAGGAGCACTGGCTGGTTGATGACATGTTCATCTTTGAGAACGTGGGCTTCACCAAGGACGTGGGCAACATCAAGTTCCTGGTGTGCGCAGACTGTGAAATCGGACCAATTGGCTGGCATTGCCTGGATGACAAGAACAGTTTCTATGTGGCCTTGGAACGGGTTTCCCATGAGTAA